The Flavobacterium faecale genome has a segment encoding these proteins:
- a CDS encoding efflux RND transporter periplasmic adaptor subunit codes for MKNFLFKTTIIASLFVLLISCNGEKKEPITELPAIAVKVSGVSENDNSPFVSASGKIEAENSANLSTRMMGYVTKVNVIVGQKVAAGQTLVSINNTDLQAKKAQVDASILQATAGYNNAKKDYDRFMNLFKQQSASQKELDDMTARYEMAKAGLEGARQMRNEVVAQFKYSNITAPFSGVVTNTFIKEGDMANPGMPLVSIEGASKLQVTAMVSESDITAIKKGMPVTVLVKSSNDQLTGKVSEVSISAKNTGGQYLVKINLDKADASVLSGMFVNVQFPIEKQQNASKSDVMLIPETALIKQGQLTGLYVIGNDSIAILRWLRIGKTFGNQVEVLSGLAANEQYIVSAEGKLFNGAKVSIQ; via the coding sequence ATGAAGAACTTTTTATTTAAAACGACAATAATCGCTTCCCTTTTTGTCCTACTTATTTCTTGCAACGGAGAGAAAAAAGAACCCATCACCGAATTGCCTGCCATTGCAGTAAAAGTAAGTGGAGTTTCTGAAAATGATAACAGTCCGTTTGTAAGTGCTAGCGGAAAAATTGAAGCAGAAAACAGTGCAAATTTGAGCACTCGAATGATGGGATATGTAACTAAAGTAAATGTTATAGTAGGACAAAAAGTAGCCGCTGGACAAACGCTGGTAAGTATCAATAATACCGATTTACAAGCCAAAAAAGCACAAGTTGACGCAAGTATTTTACAAGCAACGGCTGGATATAATAATGCTAAGAAAGATTACGATCGTTTTATGAATTTGTTCAAGCAGCAAAGTGCTTCGCAAAAAGAATTGGATGATATGACCGCACGATACGAAATGGCAAAAGCAGGATTGGAAGGCGCCAGACAAATGCGAAATGAAGTCGTAGCACAGTTTAAATACTCCAACATTACGGCTCCGTTTTCGGGCGTGGTAACCAATACTTTTATTAAAGAAGGTGATATGGCCAATCCAGGAATGCCATTGGTAAGTATTGAAGGAGCATCAAAATTACAAGTGACAGCAATGGTATCTGAAAGTGATATTACAGCAATCAAAAAAGGGATGCCTGTTACTGTTTTGGTCAAATCGAGTAACGACCAACTTACCGGGAAAGTAAGCGAAGTAAGCATATCTGCCAAGAATACTGGTGGACAGTATTTAGTTAAAATTAATTTGGACAAAGCAGATGCCTCGGTATTATCAGGCATGTTTGTAAACGTTCAATTTCCAATCGAAAAACAACAAAACGCCTCTAAAAGTGATGTAATGTTGATTCCAGAAACGGCTTTGATAAAACAAGGACAACTTACTGGATTATATGTGATAGGTAACGATAGCATTGCCATATTAAGATGGTTGCGTATTGGTAAAACTTTTGGGAATCAAGTCGAAGTACTTTCTGGATTGGCTGCAAATGAGCAATACATTGTTTCGGCTGAAGGAAAATTGTTTAATGGTGCAAAAGTTAGTATTCAGTAA
- a CDS encoding TolC family protein, whose protein sequence is MKKINLIVLVGMISISTFSYGQETLAISKSELSQKVTEKNLQIKIANQEFKSAQADYRQSNAIFLPNITASHTAITTTNPLMAFGSKLNQEILTASDFDPNLLNNPNRIQNFATKFEILQPLINVDGIYGRQAAKAKMNAFALQTERTKEYIELEVNKSFMELQLAYKAVSVLEKANTTADANLKLIENYFKQGMLQKTDLLSVQVRVNEVKNQLQYAKSNIQNASDYLAFLLNENIGDKIYKPTEELENSITIESNATTLSENRKDIQAMNLSTTAYQKMMLSSKMNFLPRLNAFGSYELYDDSLFGTAAKGYSLGAQLSWNVFDGFKSIGKMEKAKADFQKAEIETQQYKAKSQLELNKTNRQLRDAENKVNLAQLDLEQSQEAYRIRSNRFTQGLEKTTDLLQTETQMFKKELDFLQAVFEYNFTQQYLQFLTK, encoded by the coding sequence ATGAAGAAAATTAATTTAATAGTATTGGTCGGAATGATTTCCATCTCGACTTTCAGTTATGGTCAAGAAACGTTAGCTATTTCTAAAAGTGAGCTTTCGCAAAAAGTGACTGAGAAAAATTTACAAATTAAAATTGCAAACCAAGAGTTCAAATCGGCACAAGCAGATTATAGACAATCGAATGCTATTTTCTTACCGAATATCACCGCCTCGCACACTGCGATTACAACTACAAATCCTTTAATGGCTTTTGGATCTAAATTGAATCAAGAAATTTTGACCGCTTCTGATTTTGATCCGAATTTATTGAACAATCCAAATCGCATTCAAAATTTTGCTACCAAATTTGAGATTCTACAACCTTTAATTAATGTAGATGGAATTTATGGTCGTCAAGCAGCTAAGGCTAAAATGAATGCTTTCGCATTACAAACGGAGCGCACCAAAGAATACATTGAGCTAGAAGTGAATAAATCGTTTATGGAATTGCAACTGGCCTACAAGGCAGTTTCGGTTTTAGAAAAAGCAAATACTACTGCTGATGCTAACTTGAAATTAATAGAAAACTATTTTAAACAAGGAATGCTGCAAAAAACAGATTTATTATCCGTTCAAGTGCGTGTAAATGAAGTTAAAAATCAATTGCAATATGCTAAGAGTAACATTCAAAATGCTTCTGATTATTTGGCTTTTTTACTAAATGAAAATATTGGAGATAAAATATACAAACCAACAGAAGAATTAGAAAACAGCATTACGATTGAAAGCAATGCAACAACTCTTTCTGAAAATCGAAAAGATATTCAAGCCATGAATTTATCGACTACAGCTTATCAAAAAATGATGTTGTCTAGCAAAATGAATTTCTTACCTAGATTAAATGCTTTTGGTAGTTACGAATTGTATGATGATTCCTTATTTGGAACCGCTGCTAAGGGATATTCATTAGGTGCGCAATTGTCATGGAATGTTTTTGATGGTTTTAAATCCATAGGAAAAATGGAAAAAGCAAAAGCTGATTTTCAGAAAGCCGAAATTGAAACCCAACAATACAAGGCCAAAAGCCAACTGGAGTTAAACAAAACCAATCGTCAGTTAAGAGATGCTGAAAATAAAGTAAATCTTGCCCAATTGGATCTAGAACAATCACAAGAAGCGTACAGAATAAGAAGCAACCGTTTTACTCAAGGGTTAGAAAAAACAACGGACTTATTGCAAACGGAAACTCAAATGTTCAAAAAAGAATTGGACTTTTTACAAGCTGTTTTTGAATACAATTTCACTCAACAATATTTACAGTTTTTAACAAAATAA
- a CDS encoding NAD(P)/FAD-dependent oxidoreductase: MSKIVIIGAGISGHTAAAHLRRKLNKEHEVVVVSPNRNYQWVPSNIWVGIGRMKAEELIFPLEPLYKRKGIGYKQAKVVSFHPEGNATETKPYVAVEYVFGADQGKTENVTYDYLINATGPKLAFDMTEGLNPGTNKAFSVCTYDHAQHAWHGLKDLIDQLKGSNKKAKVLIGTGHAKATCQGAAFEYILNVEKELVRHGVRNQVEVTWISNENDLGDFGMDGMLLDYNGLNMRSKDMIEMIFEDRGIKWILGAGVNKIEDGVAHYENLEGEFKSETYDFAMLIPAFSGHGFKGYDKNGADITDKLFKGFMIVDADYTPKPYEEWTVQDWPETYQNPSYKNIFAPGIAFAPPHSISKPRKSKNGTDIFPAPPRTGMPSGITARLVADNIIDSIKSGKESLHHKGSMGNMGAACIASAGFGMTQGSGVSITTYPIVPDYIKYPQTGGRDINKTFGDIGLAGHWVKLSLHYAFLWKAKMRPFWWLIPE; encoded by the coding sequence ATGTCAAAGATAGTAATTATAGGAGCAGGAATTTCTGGCCATACCGCAGCGGCTCATTTGCGTCGAAAACTCAACAAGGAACATGAAGTTGTTGTTGTTTCTCCCAATCGAAATTACCAATGGGTTCCATCGAATATTTGGGTGGGAATTGGTAGAATGAAAGCAGAAGAATTAATTTTCCCGCTAGAACCATTATACAAAAGAAAAGGCATCGGCTATAAACAAGCCAAAGTTGTTTCGTTTCATCCAGAAGGAAATGCAACAGAAACTAAACCTTATGTAGCGGTTGAATATGTTTTTGGCGCAGATCAAGGAAAGACCGAAAATGTAACCTACGATTACTTGATTAATGCAACAGGTCCAAAATTAGCGTTTGACATGACCGAAGGATTAAATCCCGGTACAAACAAAGCTTTCTCAGTATGTACTTATGACCATGCTCAACATGCATGGCACGGTTTAAAAGATCTTATCGATCAATTAAAAGGGTCTAATAAAAAAGCTAAAGTTTTAATTGGAACGGGGCACGCCAAAGCAACTTGTCAAGGTGCTGCTTTTGAATATATTTTGAATGTTGAAAAAGAATTGGTTCGTCATGGTGTAAGAAATCAAGTTGAAGTAACCTGGATTTCTAACGAAAATGATTTAGGCGATTTTGGAATGGATGGGATGCTACTGGATTACAACGGTTTAAACATGAGATCCAAAGACATGATCGAAATGATTTTTGAAGATAGAGGCATCAAATGGATTCTGGGTGCTGGTGTTAATAAAATCGAAGATGGCGTAGCACATTACGAAAATCTGGAAGGAGAATTCAAATCAGAAACCTATGATTTTGCGATGTTGATACCCGCTTTTTCAGGTCATGGTTTTAAAGGGTATGATAAAAATGGCGCTGATATTACCGATAAATTATTCAAAGGCTTTATGATTGTAGATGCCGATTATACACCGAAACCTTATGAAGAATGGACGGTTCAAGACTGGCCAGAAACCTATCAGAATCCTTCTTACAAAAATATTTTTGCACCTGGAATTGCTTTTGCACCACCACATTCTATTTCGAAACCACGAAAAAGTAAAAACGGAACTGATATTTTTCCAGCTCCACCAAGAACGGGAATGCCTTCTGGAATTACAGCTAGACTAGTAGCTGACAACATTATCGATTCTATTAAATCCGGAAAAGAATCCTTGCATCACAAAGGTTCTATGGGTAATATGGGAGCGGCTTGTATCGCTTCGGCAGGTTTTGGAATGACACAAGGAAGCGGCGTGAGTATTACTACCTACCCTATTGTTCCTGATTATATAAAATATCCACAAACCGGTGGTCGTGACATCAATAAAACCTTTGGAGACATTGGATTGGCAGGACATTGGGTAAAACTCTCTTTGCATTATGCCTTTTTATGGAAAGCAAAAATGCGTCCGTTTTGGTGGTTGATTCCTGAATAG
- a CDS encoding PAS domain S-box protein produces MEDKKLSYEDLEKKVTALEQAVATLELDKTNLESVNEPKDVAFQEDIHFCIFERITDAFIALDANWCYTYMNQKAAEFLDCNANDVLGKCIWDLFPSGTELGFYDAYHKAFEKQQYICVEQYYPTYGLWFENHIYPSSNGISVFFKDITEKKSISNALEQNEKKFRALVEYNQEVIAIFDANKKIIFRSGGALQITGYTDDERTYFPMTDFLLPNNLEYCEKKFQMSLENPDLVIPILMQIKHKKGHFIWIEGTMVNKLHDPAVQGIIMNIRDVTDRIEAKEILVKEQIKFQNIAATSPGMIYSMRQNKDGSLCFPYASSAMKALCGYTFEEVEKDANLIFSSVYLEDVALLLEKIMKTKTEFVPLKHEYRYNHPQKGLIWHEVNSLPVREPEGTVICHGVITDITEKVNANHKVLKANRLYQFISQINQMIVRTKDQETLFKEACTIAVDFGKFKTSWIGIVNPTTNKIDHVMIAGDDEQHLKQVPLTENYINQFGTGPCFTAINSGKYVVSNDIETDAVMAPWSTEALSKGIKSMIALPIITFGRAIGSFAFYAEEKDFFDTTEIALLREATGDVAFALEIFEKERLRNETEKELVESERRYHTLAEVSPVGIFRSDYYGNITFVNSNTVKILGLSHVEIIEQGWFHAVHEADRENLRVLWDELIRTGDEQTIEFRFVQPNQKIIWVLGTAVAERDSNGKVMGYIGTMTDITIHKNSEQQLRISNERFEKIATTTNDIVFELNLVDGTSWHNKSYNEILGFYDDDASPAENQRLWRSRLHPEDKERIIESFERVVAEKKNYWASEFRFLKNDKSYGYFYERDVIIRDENLVPIKIMGSMLDITEIKKAEEEFRKVNTRLKGVFDALPDLLFEISGDGIIVSYHSHSDNLLSTPSDYFIGKEYKQILPAHAAEVAEAAILESYDKGISTGKQYWLELPTGIHWFELSVSKLDGKKFKDTLFICLSRDITATKKIEQSLLRSKKRYRGLLSNLEAAIIVYRPDKTILTSNNKILELLNTTIEDKEDLKKLIESLSYVDENKKKILTDDHVVNQILRTNEPIKNLTVGINVGKSKKIIWVQMNGFPLWGENGTIDEIVLSVIDITKQKVMQNEIRKAKDQAEFANKAKTQFLANMSHEIRTPLNGIIGFSSLLKEKNPKKIRKEYINTVNESANSLMRIVNDILDFSKIESGNVELDIEKVNLHDLCNKTIDLFKQQAAQKKIALTYEFDKEIPEWVMGDEVKLKQIVVNLIGNALKFTERGEVLFTIKQVPSKREDQVQVLFSVKDTGIGIKSHSNSKIFKSFVQEDNSTSRKFGGTGLGLTISNQLLDLMGSQLELKSKVGIGSEFFFTVAFNTVLNATSTAVGATIINDPIALKLLNVKTVLLVEDNKINMLLARTLLKKIMPNCEIHQALNGELGVEKCKSEKIDVIFMDIQMPVKNGYEATAEIRQLEGYQNVPIIALTAGILVGEKEKCFEAGMDDYLSKPIIFADLERVVSKWCAV; encoded by the coding sequence ATGGAAGATAAAAAGCTCTCTTATGAAGACTTGGAAAAGAAAGTAACAGCCCTTGAACAGGCTGTAGCTACCTTGGAATTGGATAAAACAAATTTGGAGAGTGTCAATGAGCCAAAGGATGTAGCTTTTCAAGAAGACATCCATTTCTGTATTTTCGAAAGAATTACTGATGCTTTTATAGCGCTTGATGCCAATTGGTGTTATACGTACATGAATCAAAAGGCAGCAGAATTTTTAGACTGCAATGCAAATGATGTATTAGGTAAGTGTATTTGGGATTTGTTCCCAAGCGGAACTGAGTTAGGATTTTACGATGCGTACCACAAAGCATTCGAAAAACAACAATACATTTGTGTAGAACAATATTATCCAACTTATGGATTATGGTTCGAAAATCATATTTATCCCTCTTCTAATGGTATCTCCGTTTTCTTCAAGGACATAACCGAAAAGAAGAGTATTAGTAATGCTTTAGAGCAAAACGAAAAAAAGTTTAGAGCTTTGGTTGAGTACAATCAAGAAGTGATTGCAATTTTTGATGCTAATAAAAAGATAATTTTCAGGTCTGGAGGAGCTTTGCAAATCACTGGTTATACAGATGATGAACGCACCTATTTTCCAATGACTGATTTTTTACTGCCAAATAATTTGGAATACTGTGAAAAAAAATTCCAAATGTCTCTTGAAAATCCTGATTTAGTAATTCCAATTTTGATGCAAATAAAGCACAAAAAAGGACATTTTATTTGGATCGAAGGAACTATGGTAAACAAATTACATGATCCTGCTGTTCAAGGTATAATTATGAACATTAGAGATGTGACGGATCGAATCGAAGCCAAGGAAATACTTGTAAAAGAGCAAATTAAGTTTCAAAATATTGCAGCTACATCGCCAGGAATGATTTATTCTATGCGACAAAATAAGGATGGATCCTTATGTTTTCCGTATGCGAGTAGTGCTATGAAAGCCTTATGTGGTTATACATTTGAAGAAGTAGAAAAAGATGCAAATTTGATTTTTTCAAGTGTGTACTTAGAAGATGTTGCTTTACTTCTGGAAAAAATTATGAAGACAAAAACTGAATTTGTCCCATTAAAACATGAATATCGTTACAATCATCCGCAAAAAGGATTGATTTGGCACGAAGTAAATTCCTTACCTGTGCGCGAGCCTGAAGGTACGGTAATTTGTCATGGTGTAATAACCGATATTACAGAGAAGGTAAATGCAAATCATAAGGTTTTAAAAGCAAATAGATTGTATCAATTTATTAGCCAGATCAATCAAATGATTGTAAGGACAAAAGATCAAGAGACGTTATTTAAGGAAGCCTGTACCATTGCTGTAGACTTCGGTAAATTTAAAACGTCCTGGATTGGCATTGTAAATCCAACCACCAATAAAATAGATCATGTAATGATTGCTGGTGATGATGAACAACATTTGAAGCAAGTGCCCTTAACCGAAAACTATATCAATCAATTTGGTACAGGTCCTTGTTTTACAGCCATAAACAGTGGGAAATATGTGGTAAGTAATGACATCGAGACAGATGCAGTTATGGCACCATGGAGTACAGAAGCGCTGAGTAAAGGTATTAAATCTATGATTGCATTACCAATCATCACATTTGGACGTGCTATTGGTTCTTTTGCCTTTTATGCTGAAGAAAAAGATTTTTTTGATACTACCGAAATCGCATTACTAAGAGAAGCTACAGGTGATGTGGCTTTTGCTTTGGAAATTTTCGAAAAAGAAAGGTTAAGAAACGAGACAGAAAAAGAGTTGGTAGAAAGCGAACGTAGGTATCACACGTTAGCAGAAGTTTCTCCTGTTGGAATATTCCGTTCTGATTATTATGGTAATATCACTTTTGTTAACTCGAATACAGTAAAAATTCTGGGGTTGAGTCATGTGGAAATTATTGAGCAAGGTTGGTTTCATGCGGTACACGAAGCTGACCGCGAAAATTTACGCGTGCTGTGGGATGAGCTAATTCGTACTGGTGACGAACAAACTATTGAGTTTAGATTTGTACAGCCAAATCAAAAGATAATTTGGGTTTTGGGGACTGCCGTAGCCGAAAGAGACTCGAATGGAAAAGTGATGGGTTATATTGGTACTATGACCGATATTACCATTCATAAAAATAGTGAGCAACAATTAAGAATATCTAATGAGCGATTTGAAAAGATTGCTACAACCACAAATGATATTGTTTTTGAACTTAATTTGGTTGATGGAACAAGTTGGCATAACAAAAGTTACAATGAGATTTTAGGTTTTTATGATGATGATGCTTCTCCTGCTGAAAATCAAAGGTTGTGGCGTTCTCGTTTGCATCCCGAAGATAAGGAGAGAATAATCGAGTCATTTGAGCGAGTTGTTGCTGAAAAGAAGAATTATTGGGCTTCCGAATTTAGATTTCTAAAAAATGATAAATCTTATGGCTATTTTTATGAGAGAGACGTCATTATTCGAGACGAAAATTTAGTTCCGATCAAGATTATGGGATCTATGTTAGATATTACCGAAATCAAAAAAGCTGAGGAAGAATTTAGAAAGGTCAATACAAGGCTTAAAGGGGTTTTTGACGCCTTACCTGATTTACTTTTTGAAATAAGTGGCGACGGAATAATTGTGAGCTATCATTCCCATAGTGATAATTTGTTGTCTACACCATCTGACTATTTTATTGGAAAAGAGTATAAACAAATATTGCCTGCTCATGCGGCAGAAGTTGCGGAAGCTGCAATACTTGAATCATATGACAAAGGAATTTCAACCGGTAAGCAATACTGGTTAGAATTACCAACAGGAATTCATTGGTTTGAACTATCGGTTTCAAAGCTTGATGGAAAAAAGTTTAAAGACACTTTGTTTATTTGTTTGTCTAGAGATATAACGGCGACTAAAAAAATTGAACAATCCTTACTGAGAAGTAAAAAAAGATACCGTGGATTATTAAGCAATCTTGAAGCTGCAATAATTGTATACCGACCTGATAAAACAATATTGACTAGTAATAATAAAATACTCGAACTCCTTAATACTACCATAGAGGATAAAGAGGATTTAAAAAAATTGATCGAAAGCTTGTCGTATGTAGACGAGAATAAAAAGAAAATCTTAACCGATGATCATGTGGTTAATCAAATATTACGGACCAATGAGCCAATCAAAAACTTAACGGTTGGTATCAATGTAGGAAAGAGTAAAAAAATTATTTGGGTACAAATGAATGGTTTTCCGCTTTGGGGTGAAAACGGAACTATAGACGAAATTGTACTAAGTGTGATAGACATTACGAAGCAAAAAGTAATGCAAAATGAAATTAGAAAAGCTAAGGATCAGGCTGAATTTGCTAATAAAGCAAAAACACAATTTTTGGCCAATATGAGTCATGAAATACGTACACCGTTGAATGGTATTATTGGATTCTCTTCTTTATTGAAAGAAAAAAATCCTAAAAAGATTCGAAAAGAATACATTAATACAGTCAATGAATCGGCAAATAGTTTGATGCGAATTGTAAATGATATACTCGATTTTTCTAAAATTGAATCGGGTAATGTTGAACTAGACATTGAAAAGGTAAATCTGCATGACCTTTGCAATAAAACTATCGATTTATTTAAGCAACAAGCAGCTCAGAAAAAAATTGCACTTACCTACGAATTTGATAAAGAGATTCCAGAATGGGTAATGGGTGATGAGGTAAAACTGAAACAAATTGTTGTCAATTTGATTGGAAATGCGCTTAAATTTACAGAACGCGGCGAGGTTTTGTTTACTATTAAACAAGTACCATCAAAAAGGGAAGATCAGGTCCAGGTTTTGTTTTCTGTGAAGGATACCGGAATCGGAATCAAATCGCACAGCAATAGTAAAATTTTTAAATCGTTTGTTCAAGAAGATAATTCAACTAGTAGAAAATTTGGCGGTACTGGTCTTGGTTTAACCATTTCAAATCAATTACTCGATTTGATGGGCAGCCAATTAGAACTTAAGTCGAAAGTAGGGATTGGGAGCGAATTTTTCTTTACGGTAGCATTCAATACTGTTTTGAATGCTACGAGTACAGCTGTAGGTGCGACTATTATCAATGACCCAATTGCCTTAAAACTTCTAAACGTTAAGACTGTTTTGTTGGTAGAAGATAACAAAATCAATATGTTACTGGCTCGTACCTTATTGAAGAAAATAATGCCTAATTGTGAAATTCATCAAGCCTTAAATGGTGAATTGGGTGTAGAGAAATGTAAATCGGAGAAAATCGATGTTATTTTCATGGACATACAAATGCCCGTCAAAAATGGTTATGAGGCCACTGCAGAAATTAGACAACTTGAAGGTTATCAAAATGTACCGATAATTGCATTAACAGCAGGAATATTAGTAGGTGAGAAGGAAAAATGTTTTGAAGCCGGTATGGACGATTACCTTTCCAAACCAATTATTTTTGCCGATTTGGAGCGAGTGGTTTCGAAATGGTGTGCGGTTTAA
- a CDS encoding ABC transporter permease, translated as MKTILFIIQKEFKQIFRNKGMLPIIFILPLMQLVILSNAASFEVKNIKFAYVDYDHSAGSRELISKFEASHYFNIVTAFQSKKEANLEMQKGNVDVILEIPLHFEQQLIKQQNTNLSVSINAIDGAAAGVSNVYISQIISGYNQSIQTKLQTYQQGVAIQPERITTIPSFWYNKTLNYKTFMVPGILVLLVTMLSLFLSSMNIVREKEVGTLEQINVTPIKKHQFIIGKLFPFWVLGLVILSVGLLIAKVIFNVPILGNIFLVYGFTAVYLILILGIGLFISNHTETQQQAMFIAWFFTVIFILMSGLFTPIESMPTWAQNITLLNPIRYFVEVIRMVMLKGAGFNDIKLQLGIIALYAFAINGFAVWSYKKTN; from the coding sequence ATGAAAACAATCCTCTTCATCATACAAAAAGAATTCAAGCAAATCTTTAGAAACAAAGGGATGCTGCCCATCATTTTCATTTTGCCATTAATGCAATTGGTAATTCTGTCTAATGCAGCGAGCTTTGAAGTCAAAAACATTAAATTCGCCTATGTAGATTACGACCACAGCGCTGGCTCACGTGAGCTAATCAGTAAATTTGAAGCTTCCCACTATTTCAATATTGTTACCGCTTTTCAATCCAAAAAAGAAGCGAATCTCGAAATGCAAAAAGGCAATGTAGATGTAATTTTAGAAATCCCGCTTCATTTTGAACAGCAGCTCATTAAACAACAAAACACCAATTTATCGGTAAGCATCAATGCTATTGACGGCGCAGCGGCGGGAGTTTCCAACGTTTATATCTCACAAATCATTTCGGGTTACAACCAGTCTATTCAAACCAAACTGCAAACCTACCAACAAGGAGTTGCAATACAACCAGAAAGAATTACAACTATCCCTTCCTTTTGGTACAACAAAACACTCAATTACAAGACCTTTATGGTTCCTGGAATATTAGTTTTGCTGGTTACTATGTTGTCTTTATTTTTATCGTCCATGAATATTGTTCGCGAAAAAGAAGTAGGTACCTTAGAACAGATCAATGTAACCCCCATCAAAAAACATCAATTTATAATTGGTAAATTGTTTCCGTTTTGGGTATTGGGACTGGTGATTTTATCCGTTGGGTTACTGATTGCCAAAGTTATTTTTAACGTACCAATTTTAGGAAATATTTTCTTGGTGTATGGATTTACAGCCGTCTACCTGATCTTAATTCTAGGCATCGGGCTATTTATCTCCAATCATACCGAAACCCAACAACAAGCCATGTTTATTGCTTGGTTTTTCACTGTGATTTTCATCCTCATGAGCGGTTTGTTCACACCAATTGAAAGTATGCCAACTTGGGCTCAAAACATTACGTTGTTGAACCCAATTCGGTATTTTGTAGAAGTAATAAGAATGGTTATGCTCAAAGGTGCTGGTTTTAACGATATCAAATTACAATTGGGTATTATTGCGCTTTATGCCTTTGCGATCAACGGTTTTGCAGTTTGGAGTTATAAAAAAACGAATTAA
- a CDS encoding ABC transporter permease — MKRFIGFIKKEFYHIFRDKRSMFILFGMPIAQIMLFGFAITNEINNVKIAILDKSNDTETQQIIQKISRSSYFDIEQEIKSESQIESVFKKGKVKAVLVFEKDFIKNLQTLKNGKVQVITDATDPNMANTISNYISSILQNYIQEKNKNIQPSYQIQTQTQLFYNPAMKSVFTFVPGVMTVILMLVSAMMTSISITREKELGTMEILLVSPLKPIQVIIGKVFPYIFLSIINAAIILLLGYFVFEMPIEGSLLLLALETVLFIICALTLGILISTLADSQQTAMMISLFGLMLPVILLSGFIFPISSMPLPLQIISNIIPAKWFIIIIKAIMLKGASFSIIWKETLILIGMTFLYTGLSIKKYKIRLE; from the coding sequence ATGAAAAGATTTATCGGTTTTATAAAAAAAGAATTCTATCACATTTTTCGTGACAAGCGTTCTATGTTTATTCTTTTCGGAATGCCTATTGCACAAATTATGTTGTTTGGTTTTGCCATTACAAACGAAATCAACAATGTAAAAATCGCCATACTTGACAAATCAAATGATACCGAAACCCAACAAATTATCCAAAAAATAAGCCGCTCATCTTATTTTGATATCGAGCAAGAAATTAAATCTGAGTCCCAGATTGAAAGCGTATTCAAAAAAGGGAAAGTCAAAGCCGTTTTGGTTTTCGAAAAAGACTTCATCAAAAATTTACAAACCCTCAAAAACGGAAAAGTTCAGGTCATCACCGATGCTACCGATCCCAATATGGCCAACACCATATCCAATTACATCAGTTCTATATTACAAAATTATATTCAAGAAAAAAACAAAAACATCCAGCCTAGCTATCAAATTCAGACGCAAACCCAGCTGTTTTATAACCCAGCCATGAAAAGCGTTTTTACTTTTGTCCCTGGCGTAATGACCGTAATTTTAATGTTGGTATCGGCCATGATGACCTCCATATCCATCACTCGAGAAAAAGAATTAGGTACTATGGAAATCCTGTTAGTTTCGCCTCTCAAACCCATTCAAGTCATCATAGGCAAGGTGTTCCCGTATATCTTTTTATCCATTATCAACGCTGCTATCATCCTACTTTTGGGCTATTTTGTGTTTGAAATGCCCATCGAAGGAAGTTTACTTTTACTCGCCCTAGAGACCGTATTATTCATCATTTGCGCCTTGACACTCGGGATTTTAATTTCCACATTGGCAGATTCTCAGCAAACGGCTATGATGATTTCGCTCTTCGGCCTCATGTTACCAGTTATACTACTTTCGGGCTTCATCTTCCCCATTTCGAGCATGCCATTACCGCTACAAATCATAAGTAATATCATTCCCGCCAAGTGGTTTATCATCATCATCAAAGCCATTATGCTCAAGGGCGCTAGTTTTTCAATAATTTGGAAAGAAACGTTAATCTTAATCGGAATGACCTTTCTATACACAGGCTTGAGCATCAAAAAATATAAAATTCGTTTGGAATAA